GCATCCACGGCGGGGGGTTGCGCAGCAGACCCGCGTGGTAGTCGAAGGCCGCGCCGACGGCCATCATCGGCATGTCCAGCAGCGGGCGCATCGCGTACGTGAAGATCTCCTGGCGGGGGCAGCCGAGCCCGACCAGGACGAGCCGGGCCCCGCTGGCCTTGATCCGGTCGGCGATCTCGACGTCCTCGCCCGGCTGGACCTGGCGGAACTTCGACGGCTCCATCCCGGCGATCTTGATGCCGGGGAACATCCGCTCCAACGCCGGCACCAGTCGGGCCAGGGTCTCCTCGGTGGAGCCGTACAGGTAGACCGGCAGGCCCTCGTCGGCGAAGCGGTGCAGCACGTGCAGGGTCAACTGCGGGCCGTAGACCCGGTCCGACAGTTCGGCGCGGTGCAGCAGGTTGAGCGCCCAGCGCACCGGCTGCCCGTCCGGGGTGACCACGTCGAAGGAGTTCAGCCGGGCGTTGTGGGCCGGGTCGAGTACCCCGGTCATCACGCCGTGCACGGCCAGCGCGGTCAGCGCCAGCGGGCGACGGTCCCGGGCGGCGGAGACCACCTCCTCGGTGGCCGAGGCGTAGTCGGTGGCGTCGACCATGACGCCCAACACGTTCCGCTTGGTCTGGGTACTCACGCCGGCACCCACTTGCCGACGTTGGCCTCGTGGATCTCTCGCATGATCATCGGTACGTCGTACACCTGTTTCCAGTCGGGGTAGTCAGTCTGGAACGCCTCGTTCGAGCCGATCCACCACTTGTGGTCGCCGATCCGGTTGGCCTCGACGTACTCGGTGCGCATCTCCTCGCCGGTGATCTGCTCGGCCAGTGCGAACGCCTCGCGGTTGGAGGTGTTGGAGTGCCGGCCACCGCCGAGGTTGTAGACCGCCGCCGAGCGCGGGTTGCGGAAGAAGGCCTCGAACGCCGAGACCACGTCCGAGCTGTGGATCGCGTCCCGGACCTGCTTGCCCTGGTACCCGAAGATCTTGTACGTCCGGCGTTCCATGTTGGCCCGCATCACGTACCCGAGGAAACCGTGCAGCTCGGTCGCGGAGTGCGCCGGGCCGGTCAGCGTGCCGCCCCGGAAGCAGGCGGTACGCATGCCGAAGTACCGGCCGTACTCCTGCACCATCACGTCGGCGGCGACCTTCGAGGCCCCGAAGACCGAGTGCAGGCAGGCGTCGATCGACATGTCCTCCCGGATGCCCTGCTCGTACGGGTGCCCCGGCTCGATCTCCCACCGGGTCTCCCGCTCCACCAGCGGCAGGCTGTTCGGGCGGTCGCCGTAGACCTTGTTGGTCGAGCAGTGGATCACCGGCGTCTCGACGCAGTGTTCCCGGACGTTCTGCAGCACGTTCAGCGTGCCGCCGGCGTTGACGTCGAAGTCGGTGAAGGGATCGCGCACCGCCCAGTCGTGCGACGGCTGCGCGGCAGTGTGGATCACCACAGCGATCTCGCGGCCGTACCGCGCGAAGAGCTTCGCCATCGAGTCCCGGTCGCGGATGTCGATGCTGTGGTGCGAGTACGCCGACCCCAGCTCGTCGGTGAGCTGACGGACGTTCCAGGCGGTCGACGCCTCGGCGCCGAAGAACTCCTGGCGCATGTCGTTGTCGATGCCGACGACGTCCAGACCGAGGCCGGCGAAGTGTCGTACCGCCTCTGATCCGATCAGACCGCCGGATCCGGTCACCAACGCGACACTCACTCGCCACTCCTGGGTTCGGACGCTGGAGAAACCACCGGAGCATAGCGCGGTGTCCGATACGCCCCAGCGTGGAGCTTGGCCGGCCGTCCCGCCCCGACCTACCCCCGTGGCGGCCGGCCTAACGGGTGGCGTCGCCCGGAACGAAGCAGGGGCCCCGCATCGCTGCGGAGCCCCTGCTCAGTGGTGGGGATGGGGGGAGTTGAACCCCCACGTCCTTTCGGACACACGGACCTGAACCGTGCGCGTCTGCCATTCCGCCACATCCCCGTGGCATGACCCGGAACACCCTAGCCGCTGCGGTCCCGCTGTCTCCAGCGAGCCCGGCAGATACTACGCTGTCCCTGGCGCTTGCCACGATCGGTTACCGTTCGTGGCGGACGAAAGAGTAGCACGACAGCATTGGCCCGTCCGAGCGGGCCGACGACAGGCGGCCGAGCGGCGTGTGAGCTGCGCGCGCTTCGGCCGGATACCATCATGTCCTCGGGACCCGAGGAGGAGCCGGTGAGCGTGCTGCAACGCTTCGAGAAGCGACTGGAAGGCCTGGTCGAAGGGGCCTTCGCCAAGGTCTTCAAAGGGGTGGTCCACCCCGTGGAGATCCTCAACGCCATGCAGCGGGAGGCCGAGGCGCACAAGGCGATCCTGGCCGGTGGGCGCACGTTGGTGCCCAACCGCTACGTGATCGATCTCTCGCCGTACGACCACAGCAGGTTGGCACCGTACGCCGCCGCACTGGCCCAGGAGCTGGCCCAGTCGCAGGCGGAGTTCATCGGTGAGCAGGCCTGGACGGTCTACGGCGACGTGATCGTCGAGATCGAGCGGGGCGAGGGCCTGGACACCGGTATGTTCCGGGTCACCGCCGAGGTCTACACCGGGGGTGACGTCGCCCCGGTCTCGGCCCCCGGCTACGACCAGGGCGGATACGACGCCGGCCCGCCCGGTTACCCCTCCTACGACCAGGGTGGTGGCTACGGCCCGCCACCCGGGCACGGTGGCGGTCGCAACGTGCGACTGGTCTCCGGCGACGGCCGTACCTATCCCCTGCAGATGGGTTCGACGGTGATAGGGCGTGGTGATCAGGCCAACCTGCGACTGCCGGACGTCGGCATCTCCCGGCGACACGCCCGGCTGGACTTCGACGGTGGGCAGGTTGTGCTGACCGACCTCGGATCGACCAACGGCACCATGGTCAACGGGCAGCGGGTCTCCGCCGTCGCGCTGAACCCCGGTGACATGATCCAGCTCGGCACCACCACGCTCACCTTCCGCGTGGACGGCTAGCCGCCTTGCCGGAACTCGTCATCACGGTCGCCCGGTTCGGGTTCCTGATCCTGCTCTGGATCTTCGTCTTCACGGTGGTCGGTGTGATCCGTCGGGACCTCTTCGCGGGTGCCCGGTCGGGTCGACTGGTGGCCGCGCCGCGTGCGGTGGGTGCCTCGACCGGACAGCCGCCGGCCAAGCAGGCGAAGGTCAAGCGGGGCAGGGCCGCGCACCAGTTGGTGGTGACCGCCGGTCAGCTGGCCGGCACCCGAATCACCCTGGGCGAGGCCCAGATCACCATCGGTCGGGCCGAGGACTCCACGCTCGTCATCACCGACGACTACGCCTCGGCGCGACACGCCCGACTGCTGCCGCGTGACGGGCAGTGGTTCGTCGAGGACCTCGGATCGACTAACGGCACCTACCTCGATCGCGCTAAGGTCACCGGACCAACCCCCGTCCCCCTCGGCGTGCCGATCCGGATCGGCCGCACCTCTCTCGAATTACGGCCATGACTCTGACCCTGCGCTATGCGGCCCACAGCGACCGCGGTCTGATCCGAGACGGAAACCAGGACTCCGTCTACGCCGGGCCGCGGCTTCTCGCCGTCGCCGACGGCATGGGCGGCATGGCCGCCGGTGACGTCGCCAGCAACATCGTCATCGGTGCCCTGGCGCCGCTCGACGAGGACGTCCCCGGGGACGCGCTCGTCGACGCGTTGCGTTCCGCCGTCGGCACCGCCAACCAACAGCTCCGCGACACCGTGGAGGCCAATCCCCAACTGGAGGGGATGGGCACCACGCTGACCGCGACCCTCTTCTCCGGCAGCAAGATCGGGATGGTCCACATCGGGGACTCCCGGGCCTACCTGCAGCGCAACGGCGAGTTCGCGCAGATCACCAAGGACGACACGTACGTCCAGATGCTCGTCGACGAGGGGCGGATCAGCCCCGAGGAGGCGAGCAGCCACCCGCAGCGGTCCCTGCTCACCCGGGCGCTGGACGGCCGCGACATCGACCCGGAGTACAGCGTCCGCCAGGTGCTCACCGGCGACCGCTACCTGATCTGCAGCGACGGCCTCTCCGGTGTGGTCAGTGCCGAGACCATCGCCGACACCATGCGGGAGTACACCGACCCGCAGCAGTGCGTCGAGCGGCTGGTGCAACTCGCGCTGCGCGGCGGTGGCCCGGACAACATCACGGTCATCATCGCCGACGCCACCGACCGGGACATCGTCGAGGCGGCCCCGATCGTGGGTGGCGCCGCCGCCCGGGACCGGGGGATGGCCACCTCCGCCGACGTCTCCACGCCGGCCGCCCGGGCCTCGGCGCTCTCCGCCCCCCGACCGCCGGCGCCGGAGGACTCCTCGAACAGCCGGGACGACGAGCCGGAGCGCCCCAAGCGCCGTCCGGTCCGTACCGCCGCGATGCTGGCGGCGTTGCTTGTCATCCTCGGTGGTGGCCTCTTCGCCGGGTGGAGCTACACCCAGCGGCAGTACTACGTCGGAGCCACCGACGAGGGGCAGCTCGCCGTCTTCCGGGGGGTGCCCGGCCAGGTAGCCGGAATGGACCTGTCCACCCTGCACTCCACCAGCCCGGCCCGGCTGGACGATCTCACCCTGGCCGCCCAGGAGCAGGTCAAGCAGGGCATCCAGGCCAGCAACGAGCCGGACGCCGTCCGTCGACTGGCCGACCTGACCAACGACGACCCGACCAACCCGAACCTCAAGCCGGTCTGCCCGCCGAGCCCGGTGCCGACCCCGGAGGTCACCGCCTCCCCCGAAGCGCCGGCCTCGCCGGCGGCCAGCGGACGGCCGACCCCCCGGGGCACGGCGGCCAGCCCGTCCCGACCGGCCCCGACCCCCACGCCCGAGGTGCTCCCCTCCGACCTGGCCCCGCCGGTGCTCGACCCGGCGGGCTGCCGGCCGGCCGAGTGAGCGCCGGCACCAACCCTAGGGACGACGCGTGACCGCAGCGGCCAACCCGGCAAGCTCGCCCGTGACGACGGGCGGGCAGTCCGGCGTACGCCTCGCCCGGTCCCGGCGCAACTCCGAGCTGTGGCTGCTCCTGCTGGCGATGGTGCTGGTCGCCGCCTACCAGGCGACCATCGAGGCGACGCTGCTCGACACGATCACCGCGGACTTCTGGATCCCGGCGGCGGCGCTGGGTGCGGTCTTCCTCGGTCTGCACCTGGTCATCCGGTTCCTGGCCCCGTTCGCCGATCCGGCCCTGCTGCCGGCGGTCGCCCTGCTCAACGGCATCGGGGTGGGCTACCTGCGCCGGATCGACCTGGACAACGCCGCACCGGCCCAACGGGACGACCTGGCCATCTTCGCCGGCATCGGTGGCCGGCAGCTCGCCTGGACGCTGATCTCGGTGCTCCTCGCCGCCGGGCTGCTCGCGCTGGTGCGCGACCACCGCTCGGTCTCCCGGTACGCGTACACCCTGGGGCTGGCCGGCATCGTGCTGGTGCTGATCCCGGCGGTGCTGCCGGCGAGCATGTCGGAGATCAACGGCGCGAAGCTCTGGATCCGGATCGGCAGCTTCTCCATCCAGCCCGGTGAGTTCGCCAAGCTGGCGCTGCTGGTCTTCTTCGCCTACTACCTGGTCCGCAAGCGGGAGGTGCTCTCGCTGGCCAGTCGGCGCTTCCTCGGCGTCGACTTCCCCCGGGGCCGCGACCTCGGTCCGGTCCTGGTGGTCTGGGCCGTCAGCCTCATGGTGCTCATCTTCCAGAAGGACCTGGGCACCTCGCTGCTGTACTTCGGCATGTTCGTGGTGACCCTCTACATCGCCACCGAACGGGTCAGCTGGCTGATCATCGGTCTGCTGCTCTTCTCCGTCGGGGCCTACCTGGCGTACTTCCTCGGCAGCACCGTCGGCGGCCCGTTCGCCAACTTCTACGTCCGGGCCGAGATCTGGCTGGACCCGTTCGCCGACCCCACCGACAAGGGTTACCAACTGGTCCAGGGGCTGCTCGCGCTCGGCACCGGCGGGCTCTTCGGTGCCGGTCCGGGCGGCGGTGAGCCGGGCATCCTCCCCGAGGTGGAGAACGACTTCATCTTCGCCGGCATCGGCGAGGAGATCGGCCTGTTCGGGCTCTCCGCGCTGCTCGTGGTCTACCTGCTGATCGTGGTACGCGGCCTGCGGGCCGCCCTGGAGGTCCGGGACTCGTTCGGCAAGCTCGTCGCCGGTGGTCTCTCCTTCACCCTCGGTCTGCAGGTCTTCGTGATCGTCGGTGGGATCAGCGGTCTCATCCCGCTCACCGGCCAGACCACCCCGTTCCTGTCCGCCGGTGGCTCGTCGCTGATGGCGAACTGGCTGCTCATCGCGGTGCTGCTGCGGGTCTCCGATGCGGCCCGCCGTCCGGTCGTCACCGGTGGTGGGCCGTCCGCCCGACCCGGTGGCGGCCCGCCGGAGCAGTTGCACGGCGCCAAGACGGAGGTGATCCGCCCGTGAACGCACCCCTGCGTCGTGTCGGTGTGGTGGCTATGGTCCTGTTCGGCCTGCTCTTCGCCAACCTGAACTGGGTCCAGGCGTACAAGGCCGACGACTACCGCACCAGCGACTACAACGGTCGGGTCCAGGTCGCCGAGTACGAGCGCCGGCGCGGCAACATCGAGGCCGGCGGGACGGCCCTGGCGACCAGCAAGGCCACCGACGGCAACCTGAAGTACCTGCGTACCTACCCGGCCGGGGCGCAGTACGCCCACGTGCTCGGCTACAAGCCGGTGAACCTCGGTGACACCGGCATCGAGCGGCTGGAGAACGACTTCCTCGCCGGTACCAGCGACCAGTTGATCGCCAACCGGGTGAAGGACATGTTCACCGGGGACGAGAGCGGCGGCGGCAACGTGCTGCTCACCCTCTCCCGGCAGGCGCAGAAGGCCGCGTACGAGGGGCTGCGCGAGAACCGCAACAACGTGAGCAAGGGTGCGGCGATCGCCATCGACCCGCGTACCGGCGCGGTGCAGGCGCTGGTCTCCATGCCGAGCTTCGACCCTAACCCGCTGGCCAGCCACGACACCCGGGAGGCCAGCGCGGCGTACAACAAGCTGGAGCAGGACGAGGACGGTCCGCTGCGCAACCGGGCGTTGGCCGAGGTCCTGCCGCCGGGCTCCACCTTCAAGATCGTGGTGGCCGCCGCCGCGCTGGAGGACGGGGTTGGTCAGCAGACCCAGATCCCGGCCGGGTCGAGCTGGCGGGCCTCCACCGGCGGTAACACGATCACCAACGCCGCACCGTCGATCTGCCCCGAGCGGCAGGTCACCCTGCTCAACGCGGTCACCGAGTCGTGCAACACCGGCTTCGCCCAGCTCGGCGTCCGGCTCGGCGCCGAGACGATCAAGGAGAAGGCCCGGCAGTTCGGCTTCGAGCAGGAGGACCTCACCGTCGGGCACCTCGGCGAGGGGGGCGTCCCGGTGGCGGCCAGCCGGACCGGCGACATCCAGAACCCCGACGGCGGAACCGACGAGGCGGCACTCGGCCAGTCCTCGATCGGCCAGCGGGACGTCCGGATGACCCCGTTGCAGGGCGCGCTGATCGCCGGCGCGGTCGCCAACGGCGGTAGCCAGATGCGGCCGCACCTGGTCCGCCAGCTCCTCGCCCCGGACCGCACCACCACCTACTACACCGCCAAGCCGCGCGAGCTGCGTCAGCCGGTGAGCGGGCAGGTCGCCGGCGACCTGCGGGACATGATGGTCAACGTGGTCCGGGAGGGCACCGGCCGCAACGCCGCGTTCCGCGGCTACACCGTCGGCGGCAAGACCGGTACCGCCCAGTCCGGCCCGGACACCCGCGACCACGGCTGGTTCATCGGCTTCGCGCTGGACAAGAACGGTACGCCGGTCTCCGCGGTCTGCGTGGTGCTGGAGGAGGCCGGGCCGGGCGGCAGCGCCGAGGCGGCGCGGATCGCCGGCCAGATAATGCAGGCGGCCGTCGCCGACACGGGGGGCCGCTGACATGCTCAGCCCTGGCGTTCAGCTCGGCAACCGGTACCGCCTCGACGAGCGGATCGCCAGCGGTGGCATGGGTGATGTCTGGCGCGGCACCGACCAGGTCCTCGGTCGTACGGTGGCGGTCAAGAGCCTGCTCCCCGCGCTGATGGACGATCCGGGCTTCGCCGAGCGGTTCCGGGGCGAGGCCCGGACCATGGCCACCATCAACCACCCGGGGGTCGTCGACGTCTACGACTTCGGCAGCGACCAGCAGATCGCCTTCCTGGTGATGGAGTACGTCGAGGGTGACGCCCTCGCCGCCACCCTCAACCGGGTCGGCCGGCTCACCCCGGCCCGGACGATGGCCCTGGTCGCGCAGGCCGCCGACGCGTTGCACGCCGCGCACGAGAAGGGCATCGTGCACCGGGACGTGAAGCCGGGCAACCTGCTGGTCCGCCCGAACGGCACCCTGGTGCTCACCGACTTCGGTATCGCGCGCTCGGACATGGTGGGGCAGCTGACCGCCGCTGGATCGGTGCTCGGCACCGCGTCGTACATCTCGCCGGAGCAGGCCACCGGCGCGGTCGCCACGCCCGCCTCCGACGTGTACGCCCTCGGTGTGGTCGCGTACCAGTGCCTGGCCGGCCGGCGCCCGTTCGAGGGTGACAACCCGCTGGAGATCGCCATGAAGCACGTCCGGGACAATCCCCGGGCGCTGCCCCGCGACATCCCGCCACCGGTCCGTTCGATCGTGGAACGGGCCATGGCCAAGGACCCGAAGGCGCGGTGGCAGAGCGCCGCCGCGCTGGCCGGGGTGGCCCGCCAGGCCAAGCAGCTACTGTCCCAGCAGAACCGGGGCGGCGGTCCCGCCGGTCCGATCTCCGCCGCTCCGGCCTCGCCGGCCGCGCCGCCGCCCGGCCGGGCCCAGGTGCCCGCCCGGCAGCAGCCCCGCCCGCCGGTCTCGGCCCAGCCGCTCTCACCCGTGGCCCAGCAGCACGGAGCCCAGCAGCACCGGCCGCCGGCGGCCCAGCAACACGGTTCGCCCGCGGCCCAGCAGTATCGGCCGCCGGCGGCGCAGCAGCTCCGCCCACCCGGGATGGCCCAGCAGCATCGCCCGCAGCCGGCGCTTCCGCAGCCCCGGCCGCCGATCGTGGCCCGCCCGCCGGCCGGGGCCCACCTGCCGGGTCCGCTGGCCGGGCAGCCCGCCCGCCCGCAGCAGCCGCAGCGGGCACCCTCGACCCCGCCGCAGGGTTTCCCGCCGAACCAGCATCCGATGCCGCAACCCCCCGGACGTCCCCTCGGGTACGCTCGGCCGCCGGCGCCCCAGGCCGCCCCGCGCCGGTCCAGCTCCGCGATGGTGCTGATCGTCATCCTGCTGGCCGCGGTGGTCCTGCTCTGCTCCGGAATTGTCACCTACTCCAACAAGATGGCGCTGGCCGGGGAGCCGGCCGTACCGAGCGTCACGGTCGGTGTGCTGGCTGGCGGTGGACGCGACGATCCGGCCCAGACGCCGTACCGTCGGATGGAACGGATCCTGCCGGTGGACGGCGACACGACGACGAGCGAAGGACGACAGACGCGATGACAGCGCAGGCCCGCCTGCTCGGTGGCCGGTACCAGGTCGGCGAGCTGCTCGGCTACGGCGGCATGGCTGAGGTCCATCGTGGCCGGGACCTGCGCCTCGGCCGGGACGTCGCGATCAAGATGCTCCGGACCGACCTGGCCCGGGACGCCACCTTCCAGATGCGGTTCCGTCGGGAGGCGCAGAACGCCGCGTCCCTCAACCACCCGGCGATCGTCGCGGTCTACGACACCGGTGAGGAGATCGCCCCGACCGGCGAGACCCTGCCGTTCATCGTGATGGAGTTCGTCAACGGACGGACCCTCAAGGAGGTGCTCGGCGCCGAGGGCCGGCTGCAGCCGCGTCGGGCGCTGGAGATCTGCGCCGACATGGCCGCCGCCCTGGAGTTCAGCCACCGGCACGGGATCATCCACCGGGACATCAAGCCGGGCAACGTGATGCTCACCCAGACCGGCCAGGTCAAGGTGATGGACTTCGGCATCGCCCGGGCGCTGGCCAGCGGGGCCACCACGATGACGCAGACCAGCGCGGTCATCGGCACCGCCCAGTACCTCTCGCCCGAGCAGGCCCGGGGCGAGGCCGTCGACGCCCGCTCCGACGTGTACGCCGGCGGCTGCGTCCTCTTCGAGCTGGTCTGCGGCCACCCGCCGTTCGTCGGTGACAGCCCGGTAAGCGTCGCCTACCAGCACGTACGTGAGCAGCCGCCGACGCCGAGCGACATCAACCCGGACGTCACGCCGGCGATCGACGCGATCGTGCTGAAGGCGCTGTCGAAGAACCCGCTCAACCGCTACCAGAGCGCCGGTGAGATGCGGGCGGACCTGCTCCGCGCGGCGGCCGGCCGGCCGGTGCTGGCCACCCCGGTACTGCGCGAGGACGAGACCACCCAGCTCGCCCCGCAGGCGGCCGCGGCCGGGTACCCGGCTGCCGGTGGCCCCGCCACCACCCGGCAGGTACCGGCCCGGGTAGGTGACCCGCAGCGGCGGCGTACCTCGTCCTGGTTGATCGCGGTCTTCGCCGCGGTCGGGGTGCTGGCGGTGATCGCCCTGGTCGCCGCGCTGATGCAGAACCGGGAGCCCGAGGACACCCGGATCGCGGTGCCGACCATGGCCGGTAAGCAACAGGCTGCGGCCGTCACCGAGCTGCGCGCCGCCGGCTTCAATCCGGTGATCGGCGAGCCGGTCTTCGACAGCAACTGCACCGAGAACACCGTCACCAGGCAGACCCCGCCGGCCGGCACCAGGCTGGAGCGAAACGAGACGGTGACGATCCAGATCTGCGGCGGCAAGCCCGAGGTCGAGATCCCCAACGGGCTGGTCAACTCCCAGTTCGAGAACGTCGAGCAGCAGCTCGACGACCTGGGCCTCGACGTCGAGCGCAAGGACGTCAACAGCGCCCAGCCCAAGGGGATCGTCACCAAGGTCACCCCGGGCGAGGGGACGAAGGTCGCCGAGGGTGCCGAGGTCGTGGTGGAGGTCTCCCGGGGCAACATCCGGCAGGTGCCGAACGTCGACGGGATGACCCGGGACCAGGCCAAGCGGGAGCTGGAACGAGCCGGTTACAAGGTCAGGGTCGTCGACGGCGAGGAGGTCCCGGCGGCACAGGCCGGTCGGGTCAGCGGGCAGAACCCGGCCGCCGGCCGGTCCCTGCAGACCGGCGAGACGGTGACCATCGAGGTAAGCGTCGAGGAGCCCGAGCCCGAGCCGGACCCGACCTCGGAGAGCCCGGATCCGCCGGAGCCGACGCCGACGCCGACCGCCCCGGGCGACGGTGGTGGCGAGGGTGGCGGCCTGCCCCGCGTCGTCTCCCCGCCGGCCCGCTTCACCGACTGACCGATCGTTGCTCGCCGGGTCACCGAGGGTGGCCCGGCGGGTCGTGGGTCGGTCCGGTGCGGCCGGTCAGGTCGCGGGACGGTCAGGCGGTGGCGAAGGCGGCCAGCCGGCGGGCGTCGACCTCGGCGGCCAGTTCGGGGGCGCGCTCCAGGGCCGCCGGGTGCCCGCAGGCGGACAGCCAGTTCGCCAGCATCAGGTGACCGCCCTCGGTGAGCACCGACTCGGGGTGGAACTGGACCCCCTCGATCGGGAGAGTGCGGTGACGCATCGCCATCACCACCCCGGAGTCGGTCCAGCCGGTGACCTCCAGCTCCTGCGGGAGGGTCTCCGGCAGGACGGTGAGCGAGTGGTACCGGGTCGCGGTGAACGGATCCGGCAGCCCGGCCAACACCCCGACCGAGCTGTGCCGCACCTCGGAGGTCTTGCCGTGCAGCAGCTCGGGGGCGCGGGCCACGGTGGCCCCGAACGCCTCCCCGATCGCCTGGTGACCGAGGCAGACGCCGAAGATCGGCAGCTCGCCGGCGTACCGGCGGATGACGTCCAGGCAGATCCCGGCCCGGTCCGGACTGCCCGGCCCCGGTGAGAGCAGTACGCCGGCCGCCCCGAGCCGCCCCACCTCGGCGAGGTCGATCTCGTCGTTGCGCCGGACCTCGCACTCGACACCGAGCTGGCCGAGGTACTGCACCAGGTTGAAGACGAACGAGTCGTAGTTGTCGATCACCAGAACGCGCATCTCGTCACCGGTCCGGGGAGGGTGGGGTGTTGTTCTGCTCGGTGTCGTACGGCAGGTCGTGATCGTCACCGGCGGGGGCGTCCTCGCCGGGCAGGTCCGGGTTGCCGCCGGCCGGCCCACCGGTGTCCCCGGTCGGCTGCTCGACCTGTACGTCGTCGAAGGGCAGCAACGGCTCGGCCCACGGGAAGATCACGTACCAGAGCAGGGCGACGGTCGCCGTCGCCAGCATGACGCTGCCGAGCAGTTTGCCCGGCACCCCGAACGGCAGCTTGCGCCAGATCCACGCGTACACCGGCTCAGCCCTCCAGCTCCGACGGGCGCCCCTCGGACTTGGCCATCTTGCGGTCGAGTTCGGCGTGCACGATCAGCCGTTCGTAGTTGTCGAACTTGGGGTTGCAGGTGGTCAGGGTGAGCATGGCCTGGGTCGGCTTGGCCCGGGGCCGGCCCGGCACCGGGGCCACCACCTCGACCTGCGACGGCTTCACGATGTGGTTCTTCGACACCCGGTAGACGAACCAGGTGGTCTTGGACTCGGCGACGATGACGTCCCCGTTGTTGAGTTCGTCGAGTCGCCAGAAGGTGGCCCTGTTGCGGTGTCCGGCGACGGAGAAGTTGCCGACCTGGCCGGGCATGGCGCTGTCCGGGTAGTGGCCGGGGGCGTACCGGATGTCCTTCTGGCTCACCCCCTCGACCACGATCCAGCTCTTGTCGAGCTTGGGGATGTAGAGGCCGGCGATCGGCTTGCCCTCCACCGGTGGCTTCGGGGT
Above is a window of Micromonospora yangpuensis DNA encoding:
- a CDS encoding WecB/TagA/CpsF family glycosyltransferase, which gives rise to MVDATDYASATEEVVSAARDRRPLALTALAVHGVMTGVLDPAHNARLNSFDVVTPDGQPVRWALNLLHRAELSDRVYGPQLTLHVLHRFADEGLPVYLYGSTEETLARLVPALERMFPGIKIAGMEPSKFRQVQPGEDVEIADRIKASGARLVLVGLGCPRQEIFTYAMRPLLDMPMMAVGAAFDYHAGLLRNPPPWMQKAGLEWFWRLGLEPKRLWKRYVILNPAYLGRLAAQKTGVWKARPPAPATERPTTFAV
- a CDS encoding FHA domain-containing protein FhaB/FipA; the protein is MPELVITVARFGFLILLWIFVFTVVGVIRRDLFAGARSGRLVAAPRAVGASTGQPPAKQAKVKRGRAAHQLVVTAGQLAGTRITLGEAQITIGRAEDSTLVITDDYASARHARLLPRDGQWFVEDLGSTNGTYLDRAKVTGPTPVPLGVPIRIGRTSLELRP
- a CDS encoding peptidoglycan D,D-transpeptidase FtsI family protein, whose protein sequence is MNAPLRRVGVVAMVLFGLLFANLNWVQAYKADDYRTSDYNGRVQVAEYERRRGNIEAGGTALATSKATDGNLKYLRTYPAGAQYAHVLGYKPVNLGDTGIERLENDFLAGTSDQLIANRVKDMFTGDESGGGNVLLTLSRQAQKAAYEGLRENRNNVSKGAAIAIDPRTGAVQALVSMPSFDPNPLASHDTREASAAYNKLEQDEDGPLRNRALAEVLPPGSTFKIVVAAAALEDGVGQQTQIPAGSSWRASTGGNTITNAAPSICPERQVTLLNAVTESCNTGFAQLGVRLGAETIKEKARQFGFEQEDLTVGHLGEGGVPVAASRTGDIQNPDGGTDEAALGQSSIGQRDVRMTPLQGALIAGAVANGGSQMRPHLVRQLLAPDRTTTYYTAKPRELRQPVSGQVAGDLRDMMVNVVREGTGRNAAFRGYTVGGKTGTAQSGPDTRDHGWFIGFALDKNGTPVSAVCVVLEEAGPGGSAEAARIAGQIMQAAVADTGGR
- a CDS encoding FtsW/RodA/SpoVE family cell cycle protein → MTAAANPASSPVTTGGQSGVRLARSRRNSELWLLLLAMVLVAAYQATIEATLLDTITADFWIPAAALGAVFLGLHLVIRFLAPFADPALLPAVALLNGIGVGYLRRIDLDNAAPAQRDDLAIFAGIGGRQLAWTLISVLLAAGLLALVRDHRSVSRYAYTLGLAGIVLVLIPAVLPASMSEINGAKLWIRIGSFSIQPGEFAKLALLVFFAYYLVRKREVLSLASRRFLGVDFPRGRDLGPVLVVWAVSLMVLIFQKDLGTSLLYFGMFVVTLYIATERVSWLIIGLLLFSVGAYLAYFLGSTVGGPFANFYVRAEIWLDPFADPTDKGYQLVQGLLALGTGGLFGAGPGGGEPGILPEVENDFIFAGIGEEIGLFGLSALLVVYLLIVVRGLRAALEVRDSFGKLVAGGLSFTLGLQVFVIVGGISGLIPLTGQTTPFLSAGGSSLMANWLLIAVLLRVSDAARRPVVTGGGPSARPGGGPPEQLHGAKTEVIRP
- a CDS encoding NAD-dependent epimerase/dehydratase family protein, whose amino-acid sequence is MSVALVTGSGGLIGSEAVRHFAGLGLDVVGIDNDMRQEFFGAEASTAWNVRQLTDELGSAYSHHSIDIRDRDSMAKLFARYGREIAVVIHTAAQPSHDWAVRDPFTDFDVNAGGTLNVLQNVREHCVETPVIHCSTNKVYGDRPNSLPLVERETRWEIEPGHPYEQGIREDMSIDACLHSVFGASKVAADVMVQEYGRYFGMRTACFRGGTLTGPAHSATELHGFLGYVMRANMERRTYKIFGYQGKQVRDAIHSSDVVSAFEAFFRNPRSAAVYNLGGGRHSNTSNREAFALAEQITGEEMRTEYVEANRIGDHKWWIGSNEAFQTDYPDWKQVYDVPMIMREIHEANVGKWVPA
- a CDS encoding protein phosphatase 2C domain-containing protein — protein: MTLTLRYAAHSDRGLIRDGNQDSVYAGPRLLAVADGMGGMAAGDVASNIVIGALAPLDEDVPGDALVDALRSAVGTANQQLRDTVEANPQLEGMGTTLTATLFSGSKIGMVHIGDSRAYLQRNGEFAQITKDDTYVQMLVDEGRISPEEASSHPQRSLLTRALDGRDIDPEYSVRQVLTGDRYLICSDGLSGVVSAETIADTMREYTDPQQCVERLVQLALRGGGPDNITVIIADATDRDIVEAAPIVGGAAARDRGMATSADVSTPAARASALSAPRPPAPEDSSNSRDDEPERPKRRPVRTAAMLAALLVILGGGLFAGWSYTQRQYYVGATDEGQLAVFRGVPGQVAGMDLSTLHSTSPARLDDLTLAAQEQVKQGIQASNEPDAVRRLADLTNDDPTNPNLKPVCPPSPVPTPEVTASPEAPASPAASGRPTPRGTAASPSRPAPTPTPEVLPSDLAPPVLDPAGCRPAE
- a CDS encoding FhaA domain-containing protein, with the protein product MSSGPEEEPVSVLQRFEKRLEGLVEGAFAKVFKGVVHPVEILNAMQREAEAHKAILAGGRTLVPNRYVIDLSPYDHSRLAPYAAALAQELAQSQAEFIGEQAWTVYGDVIVEIERGEGLDTGMFRVTAEVYTGGDVAPVSAPGYDQGGYDAGPPGYPSYDQGGGYGPPPGHGGGRNVRLVSGDGRTYPLQMGSTVIGRGDQANLRLPDVGISRRHARLDFDGGQVVLTDLGSTNGTMVNGQRVSAVALNPGDMIQLGTTTLTFRVDG